Proteins encoded in a region of the Caldalkalibacillus thermarum genome:
- a CDS encoding M20/M25/M40 family metallo-hydrolase, protein MTNIFSYLKDHEQHIFQTVETLVKAESPSHDKALVDECGQVLQDLFKEHLGLTAEVFKQESAGNHLKFTYGDGDEQILIIVHFDTVWDKGRLSLRIDGNRAYGPGIFDMKSGILLSLWAVKAIKELNILMVV, encoded by the coding sequence ATGACAAACATTTTTAGCTATTTAAAAGATCATGAGCAGCACATTTTTCAGACTGTTGAAACACTTGTGAAAGCCGAATCTCCATCCCACGATAAAGCATTGGTGGATGAGTGCGGTCAAGTTTTGCAAGACCTTTTTAAGGAGCACCTTGGGTTAACAGCAGAGGTTTTTAAACAAGAAAGTGCAGGGAACCACTTGAAGTTTACATACGGAGACGGAGATGAGCAGATTCTTATTATTGTTCATTTCGACACGGTCTGGGATAAAGGGCGTTTAAGCTTACGAATCGATGGGAACCGTGCCTATGGACCAGGTATTTTTGACATGAAATCCGGGATTTTGTTGTCATTGTGGGCAGTGAAAGCAATAAAAGAGCTTAACATATTGATGGTAGTCTAA